One region of Limnothrix sp. FACHB-406 genomic DNA includes:
- the pgsA gene encoding CDP-diacylglycerol--glycerol-3-phosphate 3-phosphatidyltransferase encodes MNLPTWITVSRLAAVPLLLWWLSGEPTTADRWWALGVFLLAAGTDWLDGYLARKLNQVTDLGKFLDPLVDKLLVLAPLLLLVELGRIPAWGVFVILARELTIAGWRVNQTSISGANLWGKLKTVSQIAAIALLLAPVMDAYSLWAIGLFWVSVALTIISGAIYLIPVGKQSVESGS; translated from the coding sequence GTGAATTTGCCCACTTGGATCACCGTGTCGCGGTTGGCAGCAGTGCCCCTATTGTTGTGGTGGCTCAGCGGCGAACCCACCACAGCCGATCGCTGGTGGGCATTGGGTGTGTTTCTGTTGGCGGCGGGCACAGACTGGCTGGATGGATACTTGGCCCGCAAGCTGAACCAAGTGACAGACTTGGGCAAATTTTTGGATCCGTTGGTCGATAAGTTGCTGGTTTTGGCTCCCTTGCTTCTGTTGGTGGAGCTGGGGCGGATTCCGGCTTGGGGCGTTTTTGTGATTTTGGCGCGGGAGCTGACGATCGCCGGTTGGCGCGTGAACCAAACCAGCATTTCGGGGGCAAACCTCTGGGGCAAACTGAAAACCGTCAGCCAAATCGCCGCGATCGCCCTGTTGTTAGCCCCAGTGATGGATGCTTACTCCCTTTGGGCGATCGGTCTCTTTTGGGTCTCTGTGGCCCTAACCATAATCTCCGGCGCAATTTATCTCATTCCGGTCGGTAAACAGAGCGTTGAATCCGGTTCTTAG
- a CDS encoding DedA family protein yields MLALIPELITLETIEALAQEYGYWAVFLGIALENAGIPLPGETITLVGGFLAGSGELSYGGVLGTAIGGAILGDNLGYWLGRWGGWSLLVRLGKLFRIGEEKLEGAREQFSNNAGKAVFWGRFVALLRIFAGPMAGLVEMPYGKFLAYNAAGAAVWAGVTVTAAYFCGRLVSLETLMSWASQFTWVALLAIGLVVAVSLWLENRKSTPLG; encoded by the coding sequence ATGCTCGCTTTGATTCCCGAGCTGATTACGCTCGAAACTATCGAAGCGCTCGCGCAAGAATATGGCTACTGGGCCGTATTCCTGGGAATTGCCCTGGAAAACGCCGGTATCCCCCTGCCGGGCGAAACCATCACCCTTGTGGGCGGTTTTTTGGCGGGCAGTGGCGAATTGAGCTATGGCGGCGTTCTGGGAACGGCCATCGGCGGCGCAATTTTGGGCGACAACCTGGGCTACTGGCTGGGCCGCTGGGGCGGTTGGTCGCTGTTGGTGCGGCTGGGCAAACTCTTCCGAATTGGTGAAGAGAAGCTGGAAGGCGCTCGCGAGCAATTTAGCAACAACGCCGGTAAGGCCGTGTTTTGGGGCCGGTTCGTGGCTCTGCTGCGGATTTTTGCGGGCCCCATGGCGGGCTTGGTGGAAATGCCCTATGGCAAATTTTTGGCCTATAACGCAGCCGGGGCCGCCGTTTGGGCCGGAGTCACGGTCACAGCGGCCTACTTCTGCGGGCGGCTGGTGTCCTTGGAAACCCTGATGAGCTGGGCTAGTCAGTTCACTTGGGTGGCGCTGCTGGCGATCGGGCTAGTGGTGGCCGTGTCCCTGTGGCTCGAAAACCGCAAATCCACACCATTGGGCTAG
- a CDS encoding glycerophosphoryl diester phosphodiesterase membrane domain-containing protein, with protein MNKITEAVNLFKSNIKLFSAIVLTVWLPGSLICSYFDFYVFPEWANGDEMSFLKYSMRLSSTIEFIVKPIYIGGLFYGASQFQKGLAVSYQQAMTYAFRRSFKMLATSITTNLIILGGTVLFIIPGVILALRFALVDPVVVLEGTTGSQARQRSTQLTQGRRWRIAGTTVLSVLVTILLMGIASVAIYIPSGFMGLEESFIIHVIATVLTNVIAILPYLVIFCFYWESAEPINKVSKIKISRYL; from the coding sequence ATGAATAAAATTACAGAGGCTGTGAATCTATTCAAGTCTAACATCAAACTATTTAGTGCTATTGTTCTCACGGTCTGGCTACCAGGCTCGCTCATTTGCAGCTATTTTGACTTCTATGTTTTTCCAGAATGGGCTAATGGTGATGAGATGAGTTTTCTAAAATACTCAATGCGTCTCTCAAGCACCATTGAGTTTATTGTCAAGCCAATCTACATTGGCGGATTATTCTATGGAGCATCTCAATTCCAAAAAGGATTGGCCGTCAGCTACCAACAAGCGATGACCTATGCCTTTCGTAGGAGCTTTAAGATGCTTGCGACGAGTATAACGACAAATTTAATTATTTTGGGAGGAACAGTTTTATTTATTATTCCCGGTGTGATTTTAGCATTGCGCTTTGCACTAGTAGATCCAGTTGTTGTTTTGGAAGGAACCACTGGCTCTCAGGCTAGACAGCGCAGCACCCAGTTAACTCAAGGAAGGCGATGGAGAATTGCTGGAACTACGGTATTGAGCGTTTTAGTTACAATTCTGCTTATGGGTATTGCTTCTGTGGCAATTTACATTCCTTCTGGATTCATGGGACTGGAAGAAAGTTTTATCATCCATGTAATTGCTACGGTGCTGACTAATGTTATTGCTATTCTTCCTTATCTAGTGATTTTCTGTTTTTATTGGGAGAGTGCAGAACCCATCAACAAGGTCAGCAAAATTAAAATTTCTCGCTATCTCTAG
- a CDS encoding NAD(P)H-hydrate dehydratase has protein sequence MGGMRDRYVVTAAQMQAIESRVFAAGMPVAALMEKVAGLITQRVMAWRSIAQGPRVGILAGPGHNGGDALVVARELHLRGYQVAVYLPFEQRKELTDRHAQYAASLGIEVSPDLAPVLAADWLVDGLFGFGLERPIEGSLAEAIDQVNNSGKPIVSIDLPSGLHTDSGAVLGKAIRSTLTLCLGLWKRGLLLDRALDWVGQAELIDFDLPLADIQAILGPDPQLNRITAHLAQLPLNRSPATHKYEQGHLLVVAGSAVYMGAAFLAALGARSSGVGMLTVAVPASLKPWLVAQIPEALVVACPETDMGKIARVDLDLARYDAIACGCGLTREATPIVQAVWESDRPLVLDADGLNALAQLGWRDRQGPVVLTPHWGEFQRLFPNLVAQTSDRLELAQRAAQQTGAIVLLKGARTVVAEPGGQSWIVPESTPGLARGGSGDVLAGLLGGLVAQARPTTLTDWGYWAATAAWWHAQAGIQAVQDRSILGVNGASLADGLLTVARQQAILNHTI, from the coding sequence ATGGGGGGGATGCGCGATCGCTACGTCGTCACGGCGGCCCAAATGCAGGCGATCGAGTCTCGGGTGTTTGCGGCGGGAATGCCCGTCGCAGCCTTGATGGAAAAAGTGGCCGGACTCATTACCCAGCGAGTCATGGCATGGCGATCGATCGCCCAAGGGCCGCGGGTGGGAATTTTGGCCGGCCCCGGCCACAACGGCGGTGATGCCCTGGTGGTGGCCCGGGAGCTACACCTGCGCGGCTATCAAGTTGCCGTTTACCTCCCCTTTGAGCAGCGCAAGGAACTGACCGATCGCCATGCCCAATACGCCGCCAGCTTGGGTATTGAGGTCAGCCCTGATCTAGCCCCCGTTTTGGCGGCCGATTGGCTGGTGGATGGGTTGTTTGGCTTTGGTTTGGAACGGCCGATCGAGGGATCCTTGGCCGAAGCGATCGATCAGGTGAACAACAGCGGCAAACCGATCGTGAGCATTGACCTCCCCTCCGGCCTCCACACCGACAGCGGCGCAGTCCTGGGCAAAGCGATTCGATCGACCCTCACCCTCTGTTTGGGCCTTTGGAAACGGGGCCTTCTGCTCGATCGGGCCCTGGATTGGGTCGGCCAAGCGGAACTGATTGACTTTGACCTGCCCCTAGCCGACATTCAAGCCATCCTGGGCCCAGACCCCCAACTGAACCGAATCACCGCCCACCTCGCCCAATTACCCCTCAACCGATCGCCCGCCACCCACAAATACGAGCAAGGTCACTTGCTAGTGGTGGCGGGTTCCGCTGTTTATATGGGGGCCGCGTTCCTGGCCGCCTTGGGGGCCCGATCGAGCGGCGTGGGCATGTTAACCGTCGCCGTGCCCGCCAGTCTGAAGCCTTGGTTGGTGGCCCAAATTCCCGAAGCCCTCGTGGTGGCCTGTCCCGAAACGGATATGGGCAAAATTGCCCGCGTTGATTTGGATCTCGCTCGCTACGACGCGATCGCCTGTGGTTGTGGCCTCACCCGAGAAGCCACCCCGATTGTCCAAGCGGTTTGGGAGAGCGATCGGCCCCTCGTGCTGGATGCAGATGGGTTAAACGCCCTGGCCCAACTGGGTTGGCGCGATCGCCAAGGCCCCGTTGTCCTCACCCCCCACTGGGGAGAATTTCAGCGGCTGTTTCCCAACTTGGTCGCCCAAACCAGCGATCGACTGGAACTAGCCCAGCGGGCGGCCCAGCAAACCGGGGCGATCGTCCTGTTGAAAGGGGCCCGCACCGTGGTGGCCGAACCCGGCGGCCAAAGCTGGATAGTACCCGAAAGCACTCCCGGCCTGGCTCGGGGCGGGAGTGGTGATGTTTTGGCTGGGTTGCTGGGGGGATTGGTGGCCCAAGCCCGCCCCACCACCCTCACCGATTGGGGCTATTGGGCCGCCACAGCCGCCTGGTGGCACGCCCAAGCGGGCATTCAAGCCGTTCAGGATCGATCGATTTTGGGAGTGAATGGAGCCAGCCTGGCCGATGGTCTGCTCACCGTTGCCCGTCAGCAGGCCATTTTGAATCACACGATCTAA
- a CDS encoding NAD-dependent epimerase/dehydratase family protein — MRVFVTGATGFTGSHLVRALVKRGDRVVALVRPRADRSRLAGLPIEIIEGDLQQPAALAQGMAEADWVFHTAAYVELGLVDSEKMWQTNVEGTRQVLAAAQAAGVKRLVYCSTIGVFGHTFGQVVDETFQRVQAQFDSAYDHTKYEAQVLVDRAAQNGLDTISVMPSGIFGGDDPHFGPVLRQFLRGKLPFWVGGDRPTGIVHVDDLVAGMILAAERGTPGGWYILSAGECPTREMFRMVGETAEIPPPKEVPAWLVRILGAILDPIGRLFRWQPPLSRERVRYIYDRCVRVDATKARQELGWQPRALAQTLRDVVAEMVE, encoded by the coding sequence GTGCGGGTATTCGTGACCGGTGCAACGGGATTTACCGGGTCTCATTTGGTGCGGGCCCTGGTGAAACGGGGCGATCGGGTGGTGGCCCTGGTGCGGCCCCGGGCGGATCGATCGCGCCTGGCCGGCCTGCCCATTGAAATCATTGAAGGCGATCTTCAGCAGCCCGCTGCCCTGGCCCAAGGGATGGCCGAAGCGGACTGGGTGTTTCACACGGCGGCCTATGTGGAATTGGGCCTGGTGGACAGCGAAAAAATGTGGCAAACCAACGTGGAAGGAACCCGCCAAGTACTGGCGGCAGCCCAGGCCGCTGGGGTGAAGCGGTTGGTTTATTGCAGCACGATCGGGGTGTTTGGCCACACCTTTGGTCAAGTGGTGGACGAAACATTCCAGCGGGTGCAGGCTCAGTTTGATTCCGCCTACGACCACACCAAATATGAAGCCCAAGTGCTGGTCGATCGCGCGGCCCAAAACGGTCTGGACACCATCAGCGTCATGCCCTCCGGCATTTTTGGTGGCGATGATCCACACTTTGGCCCCGTCCTGCGCCAATTTCTACGCGGGAAATTGCCCTTTTGGGTCGGGGGCGATCGCCCCACCGGGATTGTGCATGTGGATGACCTGGTGGCGGGCATGATCTTGGCGGCCGAACGGGGCACACCGGGCGGCTGGTATATCCTCTCGGCTGGAGAATGCCCCACGCGGGAAATGTTTCGGATGGTGGGCGAGACGGCTGAAATCCCTCCCCCCAAGGAAGTGCCCGCCTGGTTGGTGCGAATTTTGGGGGCAATTCTCGACCCGATCGGGCGGTTATTTCGTTGGCAACCACCCCTCAGCCGCGAGCGTGTTCGCTACATCTACGATCGCTGTGTGCGAGTGGATGCCACCAAAGCCCGTCAAGAGCTGGGCTGGCAACCCCGAGCGCTGGCCCAAACCCTCCGGGACGTGGTGGCCGAAATGGTTGAATAG
- a CDS encoding DUF2470 domain-containing protein, with the protein MSDSATAAPENPFTAQVSDRICKHMNDDHADAVLVYAQYFGQITTATSARMRSIDAAGMDLAVEVDGHLQPLRIEFKAPLADAKAAHHVLVDMIKEAQQASDR; encoded by the coding sequence ATGAGCGACTCGGCAACCGCAGCCCCCGAAAATCCGTTCACGGCCCAAGTGAGCGATCGAATCTGTAAACACATGAACGATGACCACGCCGACGCGGTGTTGGTCTATGCCCAATATTTCGGCCAGATCACGACGGCCACCAGCGCCCGAATGCGGTCGATCGACGCGGCTGGCATGGACTTAGCCGTGGAAGTGGACGGCCATCTCCAGCCCCTGCGCATCGAATTCAAAGCACCTTTGGCCGATGCAAAGGCCGCCCATCATGTTTTGGTAGACATGATTAAAGAGGCGCAACAGGCCAGCGATCGCTAA
- a CDS encoding YcjF family protein: protein MTLTRFIVVLTGLCVILALVLWLVSALQQLYWQVSWTAPFLGPVVVLLTLALLGALLVAFFRYVRPLDWPQDWRSLWQVTQRSITGQTPPTLPEPSPTVSEVKTEAAGAALEAVRAQVDLIRDRVARQALLDRSREIESSLARGELLLVVFGTGSAGKTSLVNALLGRVAGTIGPTMGTTEEGETYRLALPEIDRALLITDTPGILEAGVAGTQRDRQARRLAAEADLLIFVVEGDLQQSELEPLQQLLAIGKRSLLVFNKTDRYPEADRTAILAKLRERLAEQLPTADIVPIAARPAAVRLPNGETLTPDPEIMPLIRRIVAVLRAEGEELIADNMLLQAQRLSDRARQLIDAQRRRQAEAVVDRYQWLGAGAVAVTPIPVVDLLATAAVNAQMILELGKVYGCNLSGDRAQELALSLAKTMTGLGIVKGAMGILTTALQVNIATAIISRAIQAVTAAYLTRIAGRSFIEYFRHDQDWGDGGISEVVKKQFQLEQRDQFVKRFVQQAIAKVVQPIAQETAPQPKPPDRAPNP, encoded by the coding sequence ATGACCCTAACTCGCTTTATTGTTGTCCTGACTGGGCTTTGCGTCATCTTAGCGCTGGTGCTCTGGCTCGTCAGCGCCCTGCAACAGCTCTACTGGCAGGTGAGTTGGACAGCCCCATTTTTGGGGCCGGTGGTTGTCTTGTTGACCTTGGCCCTGTTGGGGGCCTTGCTGGTGGCGTTTTTTCGGTACGTGCGGCCCCTGGATTGGCCCCAAGATTGGCGATCGCTCTGGCAGGTGACCCAGCGATCGATCACCGGACAAACGCCCCCCACTCTCCCGGAACCCAGCCCCACCGTTTCCGAAGTGAAAACCGAAGCGGCCGGCGCGGCGCTGGAGGCTGTGCGGGCCCAGGTGGACTTAATTCGCGATCGGGTGGCGCGGCAGGCCCTGTTGGATCGATCGCGCGAAATTGAAAGCAGCTTGGCCCGGGGCGAATTGCTGTTGGTGGTGTTTGGCACAGGGTCAGCGGGCAAAACCTCCTTGGTTAATGCCCTGCTGGGACGGGTGGCCGGAACCATTGGCCCCACCATGGGCACAACGGAAGAGGGCGAAACCTATCGGCTGGCGCTGCCGGAAATTGATCGCGCCTTGTTGATTACGGATACGCCGGGCATTTTGGAAGCGGGGGTGGCGGGAACCCAGCGCGATCGCCAGGCACGGCGGCTGGCGGCTGAAGCGGACTTGCTGATTTTTGTGGTGGAAGGCGACTTGCAGCAGTCGGAATTGGAGCCATTGCAACAGTTGTTGGCGATCGGGAAGCGATCGCTGCTGGTGTTCAACAAAACCGATCGCTACCCCGAGGCCGATCGCACCGCGATTTTGGCCAAATTGCGGGAACGGTTGGCAGAACAGCTCCCCACGGCGGATATTGTCCCGATCGCGGCGCGGCCGGCGGCGGTGCGGTTGCCCAACGGGGAAACCCTGACCCCTGACCCGGAAATTATGCCCCTGATTCGGCGGATCGTGGCGGTGTTGCGGGCCGAAGGGGAAGAACTGATTGCGGACAATATGTTGCTGCAAGCCCAGCGCTTGAGCGATCGGGCCCGCCAACTCATTGATGCCCAGCGACGACGACAGGCCGAAGCCGTGGTCGATCGCTATCAGTGGCTGGGGGCGGGGGCCGTCGCCGTCACGCCTATTCCGGTGGTGGATTTGCTGGCCACGGCGGCGGTCAATGCCCAGATGATTTTGGAGTTGGGCAAGGTCTATGGCTGTAACTTAAGTGGCGATCGGGCGCAGGAGTTGGCCCTGTCCCTCGCCAAAACCATGACCGGCTTGGGCATTGTCAAGGGAGCCATGGGAATTTTGACTACCGCGCTCCAGGTGAACATCGCCACCGCCATCATCAGCCGAGCCATCCAAGCGGTGACAGCGGCCTATTTAACCCGCATTGCCGGCCGCAGTTTCATTGAATATTTTCGTCACGATCAAGATTGGGGCGATGGTGGCATTAGCGAAGTGGTCAAAAAACAGTTTCAGCTAGAACAACGCGATCAGTTTGTAAAACGGTTTGTACAACAGGCGATCGCGAAAGTGGTGCAACCGATCGCCCAAGAAACTGCGCCGCAACCAAAGCCGCCCGATCGCGCCCCTAACCCCTAG